CGGCGCACCCCGGGGACCTCGCGACGGACACCGAGCTGACCGTGGTGGCGGTGCCGCGGGAGGAGCTGGACGAGGTGGACCCGGCGTGGCTGGCCGGGCCGAGGACGCTCGCGGTGGTGGACATGACCAACACGTGGGGGGACGAGCTCGTCCCGGACTGGCTGGCAGCGGCGGCCGCACCGGGTCTGCCGACGATGCCGGGCAGCGCCGCGATCGCCGCGCACTGGGCGGAGGCGGGACTGACCGCCCCGGTGGTGCGGGCGTTCTCCGAGGTCTCGCACCACGAGCTGGACCGCGACGGCCGCGCGCAGCCGCCGCTGCGCGCGCTCGGCGTCGGCGCCGACTCCCCCGGGCCGGCGCGCGCAGCCGTGGCCGCCCTGGTGACGGCGATGGGGTTCGAGCCGGTGGAGTACGCACCGCTGGCCCGCGCGGCGGCCCTCGAGCCGGGCACGCGCGCCTTCACACGCCCCCTGCCGGCGGACGAGCTGGCCCGCGAGCTCGCCTGAACCGAGCCCGCTGTGCCTACGCTGTCCCCTGGGGGACCTGCAGCACGCGGGCGGCCCCCGGCGCCAGCCCGCCCCGTCCGACGAGAGGCCCACCGTGCCCGAGCCGACCGCTCCCCGCCCCTCCCGCCTCGCCCGCGCCCCCCGGGCGCGGCTCCTGGCTCGGGCCGCCCGCCCGCTGGCGGCAGCGGCCGTGGCCGGTGCCGCGCTCGCGGGGGCGGCCGCGCCCGCCGGCGTCGCGGCGACCGCCGCGGCGGTGCCGGTGGCGGCGGGCGCCGTCGTCGCCGCCCCGGCCGCCCACGCCCTGGAGTGGTCCCGGGTGGACCTCGCGGATCAGGCGGGCATCATCGATCCGGCCCAGCTCGAGCGCGACCTGGCGGGGATCGAGTTCCGCGCGCCCACGCGCGTGGCCGTGTTCACGGAGCGCGGCCCGGACATCCGGGGCCTGGACGAGGAGCGCAAGGCTCAGGCGTTCAACGGCCGCGTCCTCGAGTTCGCCCGCGCCCAGCGACCGGGGTGGATCAGCGCGGACGGTCAGAAGTGGGCAGACGGGCTCGTGATCGTGGCGGTGGACCCGGACAACCGCATGCTCGGCGTGTACCAGGGCGAGGACCGGAAGCTCGAGTCGGGTGGCCAGTCCGCCGTGCGCGAGGCCGGCACGGACGCCGCCCGCGACGCCCGCTGGACGGACGCGGTGGTGGACATGGTGGACGAGGCCGCCACCCGCATCGGCCGGCCCTGGAACGAGGATCCGGTGGTGTGGCTCGGCCTCGGGGGCGGAGCGCTCGGGGTGCTGGGCGCGGGCGCCGGCATCACGGCCGCCGTCGTGGGGCCGCGCCGCAGCCGCGCGCGCCGGTCCGCCGAGCACCTCGAGGAGGCCCGCCACCACCTCACGAGCGTCACCCTGGACTGGGAGACGACGGAGCTGAACGCCTCGACCGTGCCCCTCGGCTCCCGTCATGGCGCGCGACTGATGGAGCGCTACCGCGGCTTCCACCGGTCCGCCCTGGACGCCACCGCCCGCCTCGAGGAGCTCGAAGCCGCCCCCGTGAAGGACCGCTCCGCGCAGTCCTTCGTCGACCGGGCGGGCGG
This sequence is a window from Micrococcus porci. Protein-coding genes within it:
- a CDS encoding NAD(P)-binding domain-containing protein translates to MPHDAAPRPDQPAAFESLPASVGILGAGRAGTALARAIARIRVLHPGTAAPRVVLAATRSPAAVRRHLAIHAPGAEAAHPGDLATDTELTVVAVPREELDEVDPAWLAGPRTLAVVDMTNTWGDELVPDWLAAAAAPGLPTMPGSAAIAAHWAEAGLTAPVVRAFSEVSHHELDRDGRAQPPLRALGVGADSPGPARAAVAALVTAMGFEPVEYAPLARAAALEPGTRAFTRPLPADELARELA
- a CDS encoding DUF5129 domain-containing protein, with translation MPEPTAPRPSRLARAPRARLLARAARPLAAAAVAGAALAGAAAPAGVAATAAAVPVAAGAVVAAPAAHALEWSRVDLADQAGIIDPAQLERDLAGIEFRAPTRVAVFTERGPDIRGLDEERKAQAFNGRVLEFARAQRPGWISADGQKWADGLVIVAVDPDNRMLGVYQGEDRKLESGGQSAVREAGTDAARDARWTDAVVDMVDEAATRIGRPWNEDPVVWLGLGGGALGVLGAGAGITAAVVGPRRSRARRSAEHLEEARHHLTSVTLDWETTELNASTVPLGSRHGARLMERYRGFHRSALDATARLEELEAAPVKDRSAQSFVDRAGGVRDDVAALDALDDAIADANALLNRLPGWEDAWDRQVAPLREDLHRVPALHDRLGDVDGTAVPLAALDSFRDEARTELERLGTGLTAQTVAPDDAIDALERLRRRLTVRIEELARAVAQAQDGRKKQRLMQESLDGQRAVPRDRRGSILDAGDGWRTYWTVTAFDAGVDAGDSAVASYESSSSGTGYGSSGGSFSGSGSSGSF